A window of Rhododendron vialii isolate Sample 1 chromosome 13a, ASM3025357v1 contains these coding sequences:
- the LOC131313602 gene encoding uncharacterized protein LOC131313602: MVKLCLMASYGYPLGFASNPELGSCRISKDCQPLLPGPGSRHEMIRLDALNVTPHQSVDPWKPVSGFPKPTQLVKVDSTTTKPVLIDVQDNHTNSILFSFGIVEICTRYEKILQFLMSGSNEVQGGGLDFSMLSDLIGLQALTNSNIHQNAFTPDFGAGFQPSLLYSSSQFYAQRAFLDLVGDLARRSDFKFDPDGRVSFTGSSTELKHILSVVAEYHSSKNSTQWRKQSFLIPHFDRLDCIETKANVHKSNVMVENVTFTPLKSPRKSKVKSSPNKKTNKKARERDLYTKNYFHACECLLSIMIDKKHSKSAILSLKKFSGELPELLMQFSASIAGTGIAVIFSVICKVAYSRVPFCASKLSSTGIGLGLVWLSWAVNRLRETVVYISRSSGKLDVKEEEMITKLDGSVKDIYFRAATVMAVAMLRLA, from the exons ATGGTCAAGCTTTGTTTAATGGCTTCTTATGGGTACCCTCTTGGATTTGCGTCGAACCCAGAGCTGGGGTCTTGCAGGATCTCCAAG GATTGTCAACCTCTTTTACCAGGTCCTGGATCAAGACATGAAATGATAAGGTTGGATGCCCTAAATGTGACGCCGCATCAGAGTGTTGATCCGTGGAAACCCGTAAGTGGATTCCCAAAACCTACCCAGCTTGTCAAGGTtgactccaccaccacaaagcCTGTACTTATCGATGTGCAAG ACAATCACACAAACTCAATACTATTCAGCTTTGGGATTGTCGAAATATGCACTAGATATGAGAAAATCCTGCAGTTCCTCATGTCTGGGTCGAACGAAGTGCAAGGAGGCGGACTGGATTTTTCTATGCTGTCTGATTTAATAGGGCTTCAAGCATTGACGAATAGCAACATTCATCAAAATGCCTTCACTCCTGATTTTGGTGCTGGGTTCCAGCCTTCCCTTCTTTACTCCAGTAGTCAATTTTATGCCCAGAGAGCTTTCTTGGATCTTGTTGGGGATTTGGCCCGTAGATCAGATTTTAAGTTTGATCCAGATGGCCGAGTCTCATTCACAGGTAGTAGCACCGAGTTGAAGCATATACTTTCAGTTGTTGCAGAGTACCACTCGTCGAAGAACTCAACCCAATGGAGAAAACAGTCATTTCTGATCCCACACTTTGATAG GTTGGATTGCATTGAAACAAAGGCTAATGTTCACAAGTCTAATGTGATGGTTGAAAATGTGACATTCACTCCCCTCAAGAG TCCCCGGAAAAGCAAAGTCAAGTCATCACCAAATAAGAAAACTAACAAGAAAGCAAGAGAGAGGGATCTTTACACAAAGAACTACTTCCATGCATGTGAGTGCCTGCTCTCAATAATGATTGACAAGAAGCACAGCAAATCTGCCATCCTATCTCTCAAGAAATTCAGCGGGGAACTACCTGAGCTTCTGATGCAGTTCTCTGCCAGCATCGCGGGGACAGGGATTGCAGTTATTTTCTCTGTCATCTGCAAAGTAGCTTATAGCAGGGTACCTTTCTGTGCATCCAAACTCTCTAGCACCGGTATTGGGTTAGGACTTGTTTGGCTTTCATGGGCAGTGAACAGACTGAGGGAAACAGTTGTTTATATCAGCAGAAGTTCAGGAAAATTGGACGTGAAAGAAGAGGAAATGATCACGAAGTTGGACGGAAGCGTTAAAGATATTTACTTTAGGGCTGCAACAGTGATGGCAGTGGCAATGCTGAGGCTTGCGTGA
- the LOC131313199 gene encoding BTB/POZ and MATH domain-containing protein 2-like codes for MGMGRVYRETTKPSSSSSSPSPPPLTCSTAITQTVNGSHQFKITGYSLAKGIGVGKYIASDTFDVGGYSWAVYFYPDGKSVEDNAGYVSLFIALASEGTDVRALFELTLLDQSGKERHKVHTHFGRALESGPYALKYRGSMWGYKRFFRRSLLETSDYLKDDCLSVKCIVGVVKSHTEGPKIYSIPVPPSDIGQHFGQLLESGKGTDVNFEVSGETFAAHKLVLAARSPVFRAQLFGPMKDQNAQCIKVEDMEPPVFKALLHFIYWDALPDMAELTGLNTKWASALMSQHLLAASDRYCLDRLRLICEARLCEDVAINTVATTLALAEQHHCFQLKSVCLKFVAMPENLRAVMQTDGFEYLKESCPSVLTELLEFVARINEHSLMASKHGNEVLLDGSDVHGRRVKQRL; via the exons ATGGGCATGGGGAGGGTTTACAGAGAAACCACGAAACCctcgtcctcctcctcgtcaCCGTCGCCGCCTCCACTCACATGTTCCACGGCGATAACCCAGACCGTAAACGGGTCGCACCAGTTCAAGATAACCGGGTACTCGCTCGCGAAGGGGATAGGGGTGGGGAAGTACATAGCGTCGGACACGTTCGACGTGGGCGGGTACTCGTGGGCGGTCTACTTCTACCCGGACGGGAAGAGCGTGGAAGACAATGCGGGTTACGTGTCGCTGTTTATTGCCTTGGCCAGCGAAGGGACGGATGTGAGGGCGCTCTTTGAACTGACCCTTTTGGATCAGAGCGGGAAGGAGAGGCACAAGGTTCATACCCATTTTGGGAGGGCGTTGGAGAGCGGGCCGTACGCGCTCAAGTATCGCGGAAGCATGTG GGGTTATAAGAGGTTTTTCAGAAGAAGTCTTCTGGAGACATCCGACTACCTTAAAGATGATTGCCTTTCAGTTAAATGCATTGTTGGTGTTGTTAAGTCGCACACAGAAGGCCCTAAGATCTACTCTATTCCAGTACCCCCATCTGACATTGGGCAGCATTTTGGACAGCTACTGGAAAGTGGTAAGGGGACGGATGTAAACTTTGAAGTTAGTGGAGAAACATTTGCTGCCCACAAATTGGTACTTGCAGCTCGCTCGCCTGTTTTCAGGGCTCAACTTTTTGGGCCTATGAAGGATCAAAATGCACAGTGCATCAAAGTAGAAGACATGGAGCCTCCAGTTTTTAAG GCTTTACTTCATTTTATTTACTGGGATGCATTGCCGGACATGGCAGAACTTACTGGTTTGAACACGAAATGGGCGTCTGCTTTGATGTCCCAGCATCTGCTTGCTGCTTCTGATCGCTATTGTTTAGACAGGCTCAGGTTAATCTGTGAGGCTAGGCTTTGTGAAGATGTTGCCATAAACACTGTGGCAACCACACTAGCCCTTGCGGAACAACATCACTGTTTCCAATTGAAATCTGTGTGTCTTAAATTTGTTGCGATGCCTGAAAATCTCAGAG CCGTGATGCAGACAGATGGTTTTGAATACTTAAAGGAGAGTTGCCCCTCTGTCCTGACTGAACTCTTGGAGTTTGTGGCTAGAATCAACGAGCACTCTCTCATGGCCAGCAAGCACGGGAATGAGGTTCTCCTTGATGGAAGTGATGTTCATGGTAGACGCGTTAAGCAAAGACTCTGA
- the LOC131313168 gene encoding uncharacterized protein LOC131313168 yields MDDCASFPTCILKVNVGSCEECAAKLKKYLAKVDGVHGVDVDAEKGLVRVSGPVDPRKLIRKLAEKKMKAELLSYGDPIMISENKNCVEMQKKKAIHVRKDYHDFDDYVPTKIYEDFECRDSNCRFEQKKPIMHGNDHYVPMVKLHPPNPYRLPPPNPCRFPPPNPNPYRLPPPNPCRFPPPNPYRFPPAPPNLHHPGYYGRPLVPQYDHGGCRLGTDLPYRFPPPNPLQFSPPNTHWFPPAPPNLHYPQYYGGPIVPQYDSSGYCRGADHDASCMWPSLQPLPPYDHYGARHIPTNNDFTHFFSDENAAGCTVM; encoded by the exons ATGGACGATTGTGCTTCTTTTCCG ACTTGCATTTTGAAAGTGAATGTGGGGAGTTGTGAGGAATGTGCGGCGAAATTGAAGAAGTACTTGGCAAAAGTTGACG GAGTTCATGGAGTTGATGTTGATGCAGAAAAAGGGCTAGTGAGAGTATCAGGCCCAGTAGACCCGAGAAAATTAATTAGGAAGCTTgcggagaagaagatgaaagcAGAGCTCTTATCATATGGGGATCCAATCATGATTAGCGAAAACAAGAATTGCGTGgaaatgcaaaagaaaaaggcGATTCATGTAAGGAAAGATTACCATGATTTTGATGATTATGTCCCAACAAAGATATATGAAGATTTTGAGTGCAGAGACTCCAATTGCAGATTTGAACAAAAGAAACCAATTATGCACGGCAATGATCACTACGTGCCAATGGTTAAGCTCCACCCTCCTAACCCTTATCGGCTTCCCCCTCCTAACCCTTGTCGGTTTCCCcctcctaaccctaaccctTATCGGCTTCCCCCTCCTAACCCTTGTCGGTTTCCCCCTCCTAACCCTTATCGGTTTCCCCCCGCTCCACCAAATTTGCACCATCCCGGGTACTATGGAAGACCTTTAGTGCCTCAGTATGACCATGGTGGTTGTCGCTTGGGTACTGACCTCCCCTATCGGTTTCCCCCTCCTAACCCTCTTCAGTTTTCCCCTCCTAACACTCATTGGTTTCCCCCCGCTCCACCCAATTTACACTATCCACAGTACTACGGCGGACCTATAGTACCTCAGTATGACAGCAGTGGTTATTGCCGGGGTGCTGACCATGATGCTAGTTGTATGTGGCCGTCGTTGCAACCACTGCCGCCTTATGATCATTACGGGGCTAGGCATATACCGACAAATAATGATTTTACTCACTTCTTCAGTGATGAGAATGCTGCGGGTTGCACTGTCATGTGA
- the LOC131312667 gene encoding mediator of RNA polymerase II transcription subunit 33A-like, whose amino-acid sequence MAATVHRSIWDGVTELTKSAQERGGDPLAWAIQLSSALNSAGVSLPSTELANLLVSHICWSNNVPIAWKFLDNALTMKIVPPLHVLALLSVSVIPSRRFYPGAYRLYMELLKRHAFSFVSQINCPNYEKVMKSIDEILHLSQIFALPTSEPGLLVVGFIFSIVWQLLDASLDDEGLLELTAEKKSRWLTGTQEMEIDGNGNFEEKRTERQEGMLKLNTVMAVEIIGEFFKHKVTSRILYLARRNICSHWGYFIQHLRLLAANSSALTSSKDITADALLQLTSDTRQVLSRKCKTSSQKQFHAVIASGSLASPASQCHGTSRSAFWLPFDLFMEDSMDGSQVATTSAVEVLTGLAKALQAVNQTTWHDTFLGLWIAALRLVQRERDPNEGPVPRLDTCLCMLLSVTTLAIFSIIEEEEIALSKEVECCATSLRKEKYVSGKRRRDLVSSLQQLGDYEDLLAPPLPLISVANQAAAKAMMFLSGLTVGNGGYLDGLSLNDMPVNYSGNMRHLIVEACIAKNLLDTSAYLWPGYVKGRSNQIPHSTSAQTPGWSSLMKGSPLTLPMVNALVSTPASSLAEIEKIYEIAVSGSDEEKISAAKILCGASLIRGWNIQEHTVLLITKLLSPPVPSDYSGIESHLIGYAPFLNVLLVGISSIDHVQIFSVHGVVPQLAGALMPICEVFGSCAPMVPWTLSTGEEISSRAVFSNAFTLLLKLWRFDRPPLEHVMGDVAPVGSQLTPEYLLLVRNSQLASYANTPKDQHKSKRVSKFASPSSTEPIFMDSFPKLKRWYRQHQECMASILSGLIHGSPVHQIVDGLLNMMFRKVIRGNQPVTPATSGSNNSSGAAAEDSSFRLKLPAWDILEAVPFVLDASLTACAHGRLSPRELVTGLKDLADFLPASLATIVSYFSAEVTRGIWKPAFMNGTDWPSPAANLEIVEQRIKKILAGTGVDVPSLAAGASEPATLPFPLAALVSLTITYKLDRTAERLLFLIGPALITLAAGCPWPCFPIMASLWAQKVKRWSDFLIFAASRTVFHHNIDVVDQLLRSCFTSTLGLNYSPISSNGGVGALLGHGLGSNYSGGISPVAPGILYLRVHRSVTNVMFMTEEIVSLLLHSVKDIASCGVPMEKINRLKTTNHRMRYSQVSLALAMDRVKIAATLGASLVWITGGLSLVQSLIKETLPSWFISNHKSEIDGVESRGMVAMLRGYALAYFAVLSGTFAWGVDSSSPASMRRQKVIKAHMEFLASALNGKISLGSDCATWRAYVSGFVSLMVGCTPMWMREVDVDVLKRVAKGLKQWNEEELALALLGVSGVGAMGAAAELIVESEV is encoded by the exons ATGGCGGCGACCGTCCATCGGAGTATATGGGACGGCGTAACAGAACTGACCAAGTCGGCTCAAGAAAGGGGCGGCGACCCCTTGGCGTGGGCGATCCAGCTCTCCTCCGCCCTAAACTCCGCCGGAGTTTCGTTACCCTCGACGGAGCTCGCGAACTTGCTCGTCTCGCACATATGTTGGTCCAACAACGTCCCCATAGCTTGGAAGTTCCTCGATAACGCCTTGACGATGAAGATCGTCCCCCCGTTGCACGTTCTCGCTCTTCTTTCTGTCAG TGTAATCCCAAGTCGGCGGTTCTACCCTGGAGCTTACAGGCTTTATATGGAGCTCCTTAAAAGACACGCTTTTTCATTTGTGTCTCAAATCAATTGTCCAAATTATGAAAA GGTCATGAAATCAATAGATGAAATTCTTCATCTTTCCCAGATATTTGCCCTTCCGACATCTGAACCTGGGCTACTTGTAGTTGGATTTATCTTTTCAATTGTATGGCAGTTACTTGATGCATCACTAGATGATGAAGGACTACTGGAGCTTACTGCAGAAAAGAAGTCTAGGTGGCTAACTGGGACACAAGAAATGGAAATAGACGGTAATGGTAATTTTGAGGAGAAAAGGACTGAACGTCAGGAGGGGATGCTCAAACTAAATACCGTTATGGCTGTTGAGATAATTGGAGAATTTTTCAAACATAAAGTGACTTCCAGAATTCTTTACTTGGCACGTCGAAACAT tTGCTCGCACTGGGGATATTTCATTCAACACTTGAGGCTACTTGCTGCAAACTCATCAGCATTGACAAGTTCAAAAGATATTACCGCTGATGCTCTTCTACAGTTGACATCTGATACACGCCAAGTCCTGTCCCGTAAATGCAAAACAAGTTCCCAGAAACAGTTTCATGCTGTAATAGCTTCTGGGTCACTTGCATCTCCTGCCAGTCAATGTCATGGCACTAGTCGTTCTGCTTTTTGGCTTCCTTTTGACTTGTTTATGGAAGATAGTATGGATGGATCTCAAGTGGCAACTACAAGTGCTGTTGAAGTTCTTACTG GTTTAGCGAAGGCTCTTCAGGCTGTCAATCAAACTACATGGCATGATACATTTCTTGGCCTATGGATTGCGGCTCTAAGGCTTGTTCAGAGG GAAAGGGATCCCAATGAAGGTCCTGTACCGCGTCTGGATACGTGCTTGTGCATGTTATTGTCTGTCACAACACTTGCTATTTTTAGTATCATTGAGGAGGAGGAAATTGCCCTGAGTAAGGAGGTTGAGTGTTGCGCCACCAGTTTAAGGAAAGAGAAATATGTTTCGGGAAAGCGCCGCAGGGATCTAGTTTCCAGCCTACAACAATTGGGTGATTACGAAGACTTGTTGGCTCCTCCCTTACCTTTAATTTCAGTAGCCAATCAAGCTGCTGCCAAAGCAATGATGTTTCTTTCAGGCCTAACAGTTGGGAATGGAGGATACCTTGATGGACTGAGCTTGAATGACATGCCAGTGAATTATT CTGGAAACATGAGGCATCTGATTGTTGAGGCTTGCATCGCTAAAAATCTTTTGGACACATCAGCATATTTATGGCCTGGCTATGTAAAAGGCCGCAGCAACCAAATACCTCATAGCACTTCTGCTCAAACACCTGGTTGGTCATCCTTGATGAAGGGGTCCCCTCTAACACTTCCAATGGTAAATGCATTGGTTTCAACTCCTGCATCAAG CTTAGCAGAAATAGAAAAGATATATGAGATCGCAGTCAGTGGTTCTGATGAGGAGAAGATATCTGCTGCGAAAATTCTTTGTGGGGCATCTCTAATACGCGGTTGGAATATTCAG GAACATACTGTTCTTTTGATTACAAAACTGCTGTCACCTCCGGTTCCTTCAGATTACTCTGGAATCGAGAGTCATTTGATAGGTTATGCTCCATTTCTGAATGTTCTCCTTGTGGGGATATCGTCTATTGATCATGTTCAGATTTTTTCCGTACATGGCGTG GTTCCACAACTCGCAGGTGCATTGATGCCAATCTGTGAGGTCTTTGGCTCATGTGCACCCATGGTCCCATGGACTCTTAGCACAGGAGAAGAAATCTCTTCCCGTGCTGTCTTCTCCAATGCATTCACTCTTCTGCTGAAGCTATGGAGATTTGATCGTCCACCTCTTGAACATGTTATGGGAGATGTGGCTCCAGTGGGATCTCAACTGACTCCAGAATACCTCTTATTGGTGCGCAACTCCCAATTAGCTTCATATGCAAACACACCAAAGGACCAACATAAAAGCAAGAGAGTGTCGAAATTTGCAAGCCCGTCTTCGACGGAGCCAATATTCATGGATTCATTTCCAAAGTTAAAACGCTGGTACCGGCAGCATCAAGAATGTATGGCTTCAATCCTCTCTGGTCTCATACACGGTAGCCCTGTTCATCAGATTGTTGATGGACTGTTGAACATGATGTTTAGAAAGgtaattagaggcaatcagCCAGTGACACCTGCAACTTCTGGGAGTAATAATTCTTCTGGCGCTGCGGCAGAAGATTCCTCCTTTAGACTTAAATTACCAGCTTGGGACATTCTGGAAGCAGTTCCTTTCGTGCTTGATGCTTCTCTGACGGCTTGTGCCCATGGAAGATTGTCTCCTCGTGAACTTGTGACAG GTCTCAAAGATCTTGCTGATTTTCTTCCTGCATCCTTGGCTACTATTGTGAGTTACTTTTCTGCGGAAGTGACTCGGGGAATTTGGAAACCGGCTTTTATGAATGGTACTGATTGGCCAAGCCCTGCTGCAAATCTAGAGATTGTTGAGCAACGGATAAAGAAAATCTTAGCTGGCACCGGTGTTGATGTACCAAGTCTTGCTGCAG GAGCGAGTGAACCAGCTACTTTGCCTTTCCCTTTGGCTGCGCTTGTAAGCCTCACAATAACCTACAAACTAGACCGGACCGCCGAGCGTTTGTTGTTTCTTATTGGCCCAGCTTTAATTACGCTAGCTGCCGGTTGTCCCTGGCCATGTTTTCCCATCATGGCCTCCTTGTGGGCTCAGAAAGTAAAGCGTTGGAGCGACTTCCTTATCTTTGCGGCATCACGTACCGTGTTCCACCACAATATCGATGTGGTAGATCAGCTCCTCAGAAGCTGCTTCACCTCCACCCTTGGCCTAAACTACTCTCCCATCTCTAGCAATGGCGGTGTGGGTGCCCTTCTTGGCCACGGACTTGGGTCAAACTATTCCGGCGGGATTTCTCCAGTGGCCCCTGGAATACTCTACTTGAGAGTTCATCGCTCTGTGACGAATGTCATgttcatgacggaggaaatcgTCAGCCTCCTATTGCATTCAGTTAAGGATATCGCGAGTTGTGGGGTCCCCATGGAGAAAATCAATAGGTTGAAAACGACAAATCACAGGATGAGATACAGTCAGGTTTCCCTCGCTTTGGCAATGGATCGCGTCAAGATTGCCGCTACTCTAGGGGCTTCCTTAGTTTGGATTACTGGCGGATTAAGTTTGGTTCAATCTTTGATCAAGGAAACCTTACCCTCTTGGTTTATTTCAAATCACAAGTCAGAGATCGATGGAGTGGAATCCCGTGGGATGGTGGCCATGTTAAGGGGCTATGCACTAGCATACTTTGCAGTTCTTTCTGGTACATTCGCTTGGGGAGTGGACTCATCGTCGCCGGCGTCCATGCGCCGGCAAAAGGTTATCAAGGCCCACATGGAATTCTTGGCCAGTGCACTCAACGGTAAGATTTCGCTCGGTAGCGATTGTGCCACGTGGCGGGCTTACGTATCAGGGTTTGTGAGCTTGATGGTGGGGTGTACGCCGATGTGGATGAGAGAGGTGGATGTGGATGTGTTGAAGAGAGTGGCGAAGGGGTTGAAGCAGTGGAATGAAGAGGAATTGGCTCTGGCACTGCTTGGGGTTAGTGGCGTAGGTGCAATGGGTGCAGCTGCCGAATTGATTGTAGAAAGTGAGGTTTGA
- the LOC131314404 gene encoding EID1-like F-box protein 3 yields MLRYTPVVRQQLYMEEEEEAICPPKMPEIFPRMSNNQRPRLNTTTEESGGDSSSGILDERILLLVFGSIQWDIRALCATASVSRKLRAVANRLLWREVCVYRAPRMMEALTSGGSSSRIGGGWHALAKLLFFCSGCESTRHFRLGQSCPGHFVKASRFSKTSGRSFLTKKCRNDLLYVSDPCEHPRGSGADDDLGIYRGVFRGFMKSRTRACLIARQVELEERVRCPFCGSRVWSMMEARLVPRTAAKRLGSQDGGLEYFLCVNGHMHGACWLIPLSSDEAESDKEVDGDGDSDDDGGDDDDNCGTRRSGGADGIGVRNGPAA; encoded by the coding sequence ATGTTGAGATATACTCCTGTAGTGAGACAGCAGCTAtatatggaagaagaagaagaagctataTGCCCACCCAAAATGCCGGAAATTTTCCCGAGAATGAGCAATAACCAGAGGCCGAGGCTCAACACGACCACCGAGGAGTCGGGCGGCGACTCCTCGTCGGGGATACTCGACGAGCGGATACTCCTGCTCGTGTTCGGGTCGATCCAGTGGGACATCCGCGCCCTGTGCGCGACGGCGTCGGTCAGCAGGAAGCTGCGGGCCGTCGCCAACCGCCTCCTGTGGCGGGAGGTGTGCGTGTACCGCGCGCCGCGGATGATGGAGGCGCTGACCAGCGGCGGGTCGAGCAGCCGGATCGGGGGCGGCTGGCACGCGCTGGCCAAGCTCCTCTTCTTCTGCAGCGGGTGCGAGTCGACCCGCCATTTCCGGCTGGGCCAGTCGTGCCCGGGCCACTTCGTGAAGGCGTCTCGGTTCTCGAAGACGTCGGGCCGGAGCTTTCTGACCAAGAAATGCAGGAACGATCTGCTGTACGTGAGCGACCCGTGCGAGCATCCGCGCGGCAGCGGCGCGGACGACGATTTGGGGATTTACAGGGGGGTATTTCGGGGATTTATGAAGTCGAGGACCAGGGCGTGTTTGATCGCGAGACAGGTGGAGCTCGAGGAGAGGGTGAGGTGTCCCTTCTGCGGGTCCCGCGTGTGGAGCATGATGGAGGCCCGGCTCGTGCCGAGGACGGCCGCTAAGCGGCTCGGCTCGCAGGACGGGGGTTTGGAGTATTTCTTGTGTGTGAACGGGCACATGCACGGGGCGTGTTGGCTGATCCCACTGTCGTCCGATGAAGCTGAATCGGATAAGGAGGTCGATGGTGATGGGGATAGTGATGACGAcggtggtgatgatgatgataattGTGGGACCAGAAGAAGTGGTGGGGCCGATGGAATTGGAGTGCGTAATGGGCCGGCGGCTTAA